A stretch of the Archangium violaceum genome encodes the following:
- a CDS encoding ELWxxDGT repeat protein: protein MRVTEVVRLLLAGMLAVLGGCMRTQGVDDTRVLAPSTVTQALPLGTAQVRDINTRPVRFPQRPSGSVALGGGVALFVASDELHGTELWRGDGTEAGTSLVKDLAPGLASSEPGLLTLAQGKVFFTAQSGGVVDGIGAVELWKTDGTPAGTVMVKRLFKTRDTAGISAMAQVGGTVFFVYSGSPQQLWKSDGTEAGTVLLQQLSSQDYRGWTFELLSTGTTLFFTGGDAANNLELWKWEGATGAVRLRTISVAANSYLPSHFLTQVGSSLFFTVDKTLWKSDGTPAGTVPVSTLSSRISDLEAINGTLFLTNSTSLWKSDGTTPVLLRSFDEAPGSLTAFGNALYFIGADALGGRELWTSDGTAAGTRRVTDLVPGVDGSAPQELLAWNGGLYFTASTTVGTRGLWRSDGTTAGTLALKTWAEEASTWYEESHDLTPVGSALLFSVPEAAADAPGSPLIPALTWRTNGTAKGTRELAGVWAGTRNSQSHYHPFGVVGGMVFFGASDGSPGEALWMSDGTPAGTVHLRTLARVALETNSWLLKPAAAHVGRTLFFAADDGVHGLELWKSDGTAVGTVLVKDLRAGPDSSSLGNLTALNGTLFFSAHDDVNGWSLWRSDGSEAGTVPVKSMGLEASSGAVDGLTVMDGLLYFEADDSLHDSGLWKSDGTPEGTSLIKVPFAGRYASLRLFTGVNGTLFFGAHNGYGASQLWKSDGTETGTVLVKDGFYSLQMFHPVPSRGELYFTADDDVHGYELWRSDGTEAGTYMLADIHPGLRGSAPHSLTAVGSGLVFVAYEDTHGWELWRTDGTQAGTRLLVDLLPGPPGGMRPWNSDSLVDILGLEEQGLALFTGVDAAGGAELWRTDGTVAGTFRMLDLVPGPDSSEPRSFARVGDRLFFMAGDKAHGREPRFLGIPRDLGSATGTAVFQGSTCTGQSQVTPSCTNNSLAPDSTFAWTAPSAGRFTFTTEGSGYDTSLEVSDPASGTSLGCNDDTNETLQSSVGVSLSAGQTVLITVDGYDTECGPFLLHILPSPS from the coding sequence ATGAGAGTGACAGAGGTGGTTCGGCTGCTCCTCGCCGGAATGCTCGCCGTACTCGGTGGCTGCATGCGGACGCAGGGGGTGGATGACACCCGCGTGCTGGCTCCGAGCACCGTGACCCAGGCCTTGCCCCTGGGGACCGCGCAGGTTCGGGACATCAACACCCGCCCGGTCCGGTTTCCCCAGCGCCCCTCCGGGTCCGTGGCGCTGGGGGGAGGCGTGGCGCTCTTCGTGGCGAGCGACGAGTTGCATGGCACGGAGCTGTGGCGCGGGGACGGGACCGAGGCAGGCACCTCGCTCGTGAAGGATCTCGCGCCTGGACTGGCGAGTTCGGAGCCCGGGTTGCTGACCCTCGCGCAGGGAAAGGTCTTCTTCACGGCCCAGAGTGGGGGCGTGGTGGACGGGATCGGGGCGGTGGAGCTCTGGAAGACGGACGGCACCCCAGCGGGAACCGTCATGGTGAAGCGCCTGTTCAAGACCAGGGACACGGCGGGGATCAGTGCCATGGCACAGGTAGGTGGAACGGTGTTCTTCGTCTACTCGGGCTCTCCACAGCAGCTCTGGAAGAGCGATGGCACCGAGGCGGGCACCGTGCTCCTCCAGCAACTGTCTTCCCAGGATTACCGCGGCTGGACTTTCGAGTTGCTCTCCACGGGCACCACCTTGTTCTTCACCGGGGGGGACGCCGCGAACAACCTGGAGCTGTGGAAGTGGGAGGGGGCCACGGGAGCCGTTCGCCTCAGGACGATCTCCGTGGCTGCCAACTCCTATCTGCCGAGTCACTTCCTCACCCAGGTGGGCAGCTCACTCTTCTTCACCGTGGACAAGACCCTGTGGAAGAGCGACGGGACGCCAGCGGGGACCGTCCCCGTGTCCACACTGTCATCCAGGATCTCCGACCTGGAAGCCATCAACGGCACCCTCTTCCTCACGAACTCCACGTCGCTCTGGAAGAGTGATGGCACGACGCCGGTCCTGCTCCGCAGCTTCGATGAGGCGCCAGGCTCGCTCACCGCGTTCGGCAACGCGCTCTATTTCATTGGCGCCGACGCCCTGGGCGGGCGTGAGTTGTGGACGAGCGATGGCACGGCGGCGGGCACGCGCCGGGTGACGGATCTGGTCCCGGGCGTTGATGGCTCGGCCCCCCAGGAACTTCTCGCCTGGAACGGTGGCCTCTACTTCACGGCCTCGACCACCGTGGGCACGCGTGGGCTGTGGCGCAGCGACGGCACCACCGCCGGGACCCTTGCCCTCAAGACGTGGGCCGAGGAGGCGAGCACCTGGTACGAGGAGTCCCATGACCTCACCCCGGTGGGCAGCGCGCTGTTGTTCTCCGTGCCGGAGGCCGCAGCGGACGCGCCGGGATCCCCACTCATCCCGGCGCTCACGTGGAGGACGAACGGGACCGCGAAGGGGACCCGAGAGCTGGCGGGCGTCTGGGCAGGCACCCGGAACTCCCAGTCCCACTACCACCCCTTCGGCGTCGTGGGGGGGATGGTGTTCTTCGGTGCTTCGGATGGCAGCCCCGGCGAGGCGCTCTGGATGAGCGATGGGACGCCGGCCGGCACGGTCCATCTCAGGACCCTGGCGCGAGTGGCACTGGAGACGAATTCGTGGTTGCTCAAGCCCGCGGCGGCGCATGTGGGCCGGACGCTCTTCTTCGCGGCGGACGACGGGGTGCATGGCCTCGAGCTGTGGAAGAGCGATGGCACCGCCGTCGGGACGGTCCTGGTCAAGGACCTCCGCGCGGGTCCTGACTCCTCTTCCCTCGGGAACCTCACCGCGCTGAACGGCACGCTGTTCTTCAGTGCGCATGACGACGTCAACGGCTGGTCCCTTTGGCGCAGCGACGGAAGCGAGGCTGGCACCGTTCCCGTCAAGTCCATGGGCCTGGAGGCTTCCTCGGGTGCCGTCGACGGGCTCACGGTGATGGACGGCCTCCTCTACTTCGAGGCGGATGACAGCCTCCACGATTCGGGATTGTGGAAGAGTGATGGCACCCCGGAGGGGACGAGCCTGATCAAGGTTCCCTTCGCCGGTAGGTACGCCTCGCTCCGCCTGTTCACGGGGGTGAACGGCACCTTGTTCTTCGGCGCTCACAACGGATATGGCGCGAGTCAGCTCTGGAAGAGTGACGGCACGGAGACCGGCACGGTCCTCGTCAAGGATGGGTTCTACTCCCTGCAGATGTTCCATCCGGTGCCGTCGCGGGGCGAGTTGTACTTCACCGCGGACGATGATGTTCACGGCTACGAGCTGTGGCGCAGTGATGGCACGGAGGCCGGGACATACATGCTCGCGGACATCCATCCCGGTCTCAGGGGCTCCGCGCCGCATTCGCTCACGGCCGTGGGCTCGGGACTGGTGTTCGTGGCCTACGAAGACACCCATGGCTGGGAGCTTTGGAGGACCGACGGCACGCAGGCCGGGACTCGCCTTCTCGTGGATCTGCTTCCGGGTCCGCCGGGAGGCATGCGCCCCTGGAATTCGGACTCCCTGGTCGACATCCTCGGATTGGAAGAGCAGGGATTGGCGCTCTTCACCGGCGTGGACGCGGCCGGTGGCGCGGAGCTGTGGCGGACCGATGGGACGGTGGCGGGCACGTTCCGGATGCTGGACCTCGTGCCCGGCCCCGACTCCTCCGAACCCCGTTCGTTCGCCCGCGTGGGGGATCGGCTCTTCTTCATGGCTGGAGACAAGGCCCATGGCCGCGAGCCACGCTTCCTCGGCATCCCCAGGGACTTGGGGTCGGCCACCGGCACCGCCGTGTTCCAGGGCTCCACGTGCACCGGGCAGAGTCAGGTCACTCCCAGTTGCACCAACAACTCCCTGGCTCCGGACTCCACGTTCGCCTGGACGGCTCCTTCGGCGGGGCGCTTCACCTTCACCACGGAGGGGTCCGGCTACGACACGAGCCTCGAGGTGTCGGACCCGGCTTCCGGCACGTCGCTCGGGTGCAACGACGACACGAATGAGACGCTTCAGTCGTCCGTGGGGGTGAGCTTGTCGGCCGGGCAGACCGTGCTCATCACCGTCGACGGTTACGACACGGAGTGCGGTCCCTTCCTCCTCCACATCCTTCCCAGTCCGTCCTGA
- a CDS encoding RICIN domain-containing protein has product MILLAAGGEAVAAPVTVTNGVQFTDTAGNVVRGHDGGMIKVGKYYYWFGANPHPDNSFQYISVYRSTDLHAWEFRKHVLTETSARGVKNLHRPKVIYNSRTGQYVLFMRKENHPFPLVENRVGVATSPTVDGDYTYRGDFHPLGELSSDVSVFQDDDRDRTAYLISTTGEKQLHLTIYRLTPDYLDVAAREHVFSNVKREAQTMFKRNGVYFLVTSGLTGWHPNQAKYATATSIKGPWSGMANLGDSTTYGSQPTYILPIQGSNTTSYLYMGDRHGNAWHGNLSDSEHVWLPLQFPTDRSLSMRWHPQVSIDTTTGVVRGVGSGHAYEQLRAQHKDECLAVRRFTDGPLLKDESSRGDGVGVTQRPCGTAAASNQHWQVLHLGAGYHRIVARHSHKCLTVPSSSTADNARVSQAPCGNGANQQWKITSLPGGNFQITARHSGKCLTIAYDPATEGPKAIQFTCRGTANQQWKRAGAPY; this is encoded by the coding sequence TTGATTTTGCTGGCTGCTGGCGGCGAGGCCGTCGCCGCCCCGGTCACGGTCACCAACGGAGTGCAGTTCACCGACACCGCCGGCAACGTGGTGCGCGGGCACGACGGCGGCATGATCAAGGTGGGCAAGTACTACTACTGGTTCGGCGCGAACCCCCACCCCGACAACAGCTTCCAGTACATCTCGGTGTACCGCTCGACTGATCTGCATGCCTGGGAGTTTCGCAAACACGTGCTGACCGAGACCTCGGCCCGCGGAGTGAAGAACCTCCACCGCCCCAAGGTCATCTACAACTCCCGCACCGGGCAATACGTACTCTTCATGCGCAAGGAGAACCACCCATTTCCCTTGGTGGAGAACCGGGTCGGGGTCGCCACGTCGCCCACGGTGGACGGCGACTACACATACCGGGGCGACTTCCATCCCCTCGGGGAATTATCCTCCGACGTGAGCGTGTTCCAGGATGATGATCGCGACCGCACTGCGTACCTGATCTCGACGACCGGTGAGAAGCAGCTGCACCTCACCATCTACCGCCTGACCCCCGACTACCTCGATGTCGCCGCCAGGGAGCACGTCTTCTCCAACGTCAAACGGGAAGCGCAGACGATGTTCAAGCGCAACGGTGTCTACTTCCTGGTAACCTCTGGCCTCACCGGCTGGCATCCCAATCAAGCCAAATACGCTACCGCGACCAGCATCAAAGGCCCTTGGAGCGGCATGGCGAACCTCGGCGACAGCACCACCTACGGCTCGCAGCCCACGTACATCCTGCCGATCCAGGGCAGCAACACGACCTCCTACCTCTACATGGGCGACCGGCATGGGAACGCCTGGCATGGCAACCTCAGCGACAGCGAGCACGTCTGGCTGCCGCTCCAATTCCCGACCGACAGGTCGCTGTCGATGCGCTGGCACCCGCAGGTGTCCATCGACACCACAACCGGCGTGGTGAGGGGCGTCGGCTCCGGACACGCGTACGAGCAGTTGCGAGCCCAGCACAAGGACGAGTGCCTGGCTGTGCGGCGCTTTACCGATGGCCCCCTACTCAAGGATGAGAGCTCGAGGGGCGACGGGGTAGGGGTGACCCAGCGACCCTGCGGCACCGCTGCGGCCTCGAACCAGCACTGGCAAGTGCTCCACCTGGGAGCCGGCTACCACCGGATCGTCGCCCGGCACAGCCACAAATGCCTCACCGTGCCGTCGTCGTCCACCGCCGACAACGCACGGGTGTCACAGGCACCCTGCGGCAACGGCGCGAACCAGCAGTGGAAGATCACCTCCCTCCCCGGAGGCAACTTCCAGATCACCGCCCGCCACAGCGGCAAGTGTCTGACCATCGCCTACGATCCGGCCACCGAGGGCCCGAAGGCCATCCAGTTCACCTGCAGAGGCACCGCCAACCAGCAGTGGAAGCGAGCCGGCGCCCCCTACTGA
- a CDS encoding IS110 family transposase, with translation MEYIGIDVHKRDSQVCILGEGGEVVLEQRVRTQRERLGELLSKRSKSRVLLEASTESEWVARCLEGWGQEVVVKGTNFAPMYATRSRRVKTDKRDARTLALPGRLKAEVAPLLSLLLHLNEQIAFEAVQPLWAHAGPGGPGCFNSQRALDTREGLMVPMPTRGRAQLTPSRAEGSPDSTGDGQTPHMPDAYRFRVDGHIPVLKVHYEPRPGPAVVVLHGLFSNADAQRWELDALAKWGMAAVGMDAPHHGARRDSWLDGMPSLGPTDYHARLLYFIREAVPEVSRVIDHLVGEGHGPIGLAGVSFGAYTALAVAARDSRVQATVSILGSPDWTPRDGHVTDELRWLMQDAPVHRPWDCARAPLLLLNAGKDQLVPAHQARDFAHRLWGEFPWLGSHVGHYEYPESDHYMRGEDWNDAWDRALGFLRRTLYRE, from the coding sequence ATGGAATACATCGGCATCGATGTGCACAAGCGGGACAGCCAGGTGTGCATTCTGGGCGAGGGTGGAGAGGTGGTGCTGGAGCAGCGGGTGCGCACGCAACGGGAGCGGTTGGGGGAGCTGCTGAGCAAGCGCTCGAAGTCCCGGGTGCTGCTGGAGGCTTCCACCGAGAGCGAGTGGGTGGCGCGGTGCCTGGAGGGGTGGGGGCAGGAGGTGGTAGTGAAAGGCACCAACTTCGCGCCCATGTACGCCACGCGCAGCCGCCGGGTGAAGACGGACAAGCGGGACGCACGCACCCTGGCGTTGCCGGGCAGGCTGAAGGCGGAGGTGGCCCCGCTGCTGAGCCTCCTGCTGCACCTCAACGAGCAGATTGCCTTCGAGGCGGTGCAGCCCCTTTGGGCACACGCCGGCCCAGGTGGCCCTGGGTGCTTCAACTCCCAGAGAGCGCTCGACACCCGAGAGGGCCTCATGGTGCCCATGCCCACCCGGGGCCGTGCCCAACTGACGCCATCGCGAGCGGAGGGCTCGCCAGACAGTACCGGGGACGGGCAGACTCCTCACATGCCCGACGCGTACCGCTTCCGCGTGGATGGTCACATCCCCGTCCTCAAGGTGCACTACGAGCCCCGGCCCGGCCCCGCCGTCGTCGTGCTACACGGGCTCTTCTCCAATGCCGACGCGCAGCGCTGGGAACTGGACGCGCTCGCGAAGTGGGGCATGGCCGCCGTCGGCATGGACGCCCCGCACCATGGCGCCCGGCGTGACAGCTGGCTCGACGGGATGCCCTCGCTCGGCCCGACGGACTACCACGCGCGCCTGCTCTACTTCATCCGCGAGGCCGTCCCCGAGGTTTCACGGGTCATCGACCATCTGGTGGGGGAAGGCCACGGGCCCATCGGGCTCGCGGGCGTGTCGTTCGGCGCATACACGGCGCTGGCGGTGGCGGCCCGGGACTCTCGCGTCCAGGCGACGGTGTCCATTCTCGGCTCGCCGGACTGGACGCCCCGGGATGGCCACGTCACCGATGAGCTGCGCTGGCTGATGCAGGACGCGCCCGTCCACCGTCCCTGGGACTGCGCGCGCGCCCCGCTGCTCCTGCTGAACGCGGGGAAGGATCAGCTCGTCCCCGCGCACCAGGCCCGGGACTTCGCGCACCGGCTCTGGGGCGAGTTCCCCTGGCTGGGCTCGCACGTCGGGCACTACGAGTACCCGGAGTCGGACCACTACATGCGCGGGGAGGACTGGAACGACGCCTGGGACCGGGCGCTCGGCTTCCTGCGGCGCACCCTCTATCGGGAGTGA
- a CDS encoding DUF6597 domain-containing transcriptional factor, producing MMHTLYRPRPPLDRLVESLWVSDNYVGQAPRQRVLPTGAQALVVLLGESPVRIYAGESTSESADHSGAILCGARSSPLLIGTSLGPIVGVKFRPGGALPFFDVPADALAEQTLSLEALWGSSSRSLRERLMAPPSRRGGGEGGAPGSGQEGGEEGEEAACGPGRGAEEDVRLRRIRLREVWRKAAGAGVHEGSRRGESDCEEPGTAHGRREAGPSAPVLHLSTGLQSVLCSW from the coding sequence ATGATGCACACGCTCTATCGGCCAAGGCCACCGCTCGATCGGCTCGTCGAATCCCTATGGGTCTCCGACAACTACGTCGGGCAGGCACCGCGACAGCGCGTGCTGCCGACCGGTGCGCAGGCGCTCGTGGTCCTCCTCGGCGAGAGCCCGGTTCGTATCTACGCCGGCGAGAGCACGAGCGAGTCCGCCGACCACTCCGGCGCAATCTTATGCGGTGCACGGAGCAGCCCGCTGCTCATCGGTACCTCTCTTGGCCCCATCGTCGGCGTCAAATTCAGACCTGGCGGCGCCCTCCCTTTCTTCGATGTCCCTGCCGATGCACTTGCAGAGCAGACTCTCTCTCTGGAAGCGCTGTGGGGCTCCTCGAGCCGCTCGCTGCGTGAGCGGCTCATGGCTCCCCCAAGCCGGAGGGGAGGAGGCGAGGGTGGAGCCCCAGGCAGCGGCCAGGAAGGAGGCGAAGAGGGAGAGGAGGCAGCGTGTGGACCAGGCAGAGGTGCTGAGGAGGACGTTCGACTGCGACGTATTCGCCTGCGTGAGGTGTGGAGGAAGGCGGCGGGTGCTGGCGTACATGAAGGGAGCAGGAGGGGTGAGAGCGATTGTGAAGAACCTGGGACTGCCCACGGCAGGAGAGAGGCTGGCCCCTCCGCTCCAGTCCTCCACCTCTCAACAGGCCTTCAATCCGTCCTATGCTCTTGGTGA
- a CDS encoding helix-turn-helix domain-containing protein, protein MASRALSRNAEPRCETWGRDTLGVRVPRDPTPEQARALIASILSAVDLRQPPGPRHPAARRMCAYLDSSDPVDLASLSHEAGLSPRQMRHAFARDVGLPMRAYLRWKRLRRAIAAVEEGASLSAAAASAGFADSAHLSRVFREQFGMTPTQGLSSVTWRTLD, encoded by the coding sequence TTGGCGAGCCGAGCGCTCTCTCGTAACGCCGAGCCTCGGTGCGAGACGTGGGGGCGCGACACGCTCGGTGTGAGGGTCCCTCGCGATCCTACGCCGGAGCAGGCACGCGCTCTCATCGCCTCGATTCTCTCCGCCGTCGACCTGCGCCAGCCACCGGGACCGCGACACCCGGCGGCACGCAGGATGTGCGCGTACCTCGATAGCTCCGACCCCGTCGACCTCGCGAGCCTCTCACACGAGGCCGGGCTCTCGCCCCGGCAGATGCGTCATGCCTTCGCGCGTGACGTCGGGCTCCCGATGCGCGCGTATCTGCGGTGGAAGCGCTTGCGCCGCGCCATCGCCGCGGTGGAGGAGGGGGCGAGCCTGAGTGCCGCCGCGGCCTCTGCCGGGTTCGCGGACAGCGCCCACCTGAGCCGCGTCTTCCGGGAGCAGTTCGGCATGACGCCAACGCAGGGGCTGAGCTCGGTCACGTGGCGGACGCTCGACTGA
- a CDS encoding DinB family protein, protein MNRHLQIASADESLAPTPLQMLVTHTAWANRQLFAALRAVESFESQKGADLIVRALDHIHVVRHIFQAHLQGVPHGYESTQRAVIPSLEELDLESETIDRWYVETTASLRPEELARPRDVRFTDGKIVTMSAATMILHVVTHTTHHRGNVDVIMYQAGMPRRRDGFPEFLVSRASAT, encoded by the coding sequence ATGAACCGTCATCTCCAGATAGCGTCCGCTGATGAGTCCCTCGCGCCAACGCCCCTCCAAATGCTCGTCACTCACACCGCGTGGGCCAACCGACAGCTCTTCGCCGCCCTTCGCGCGGTCGAGTCCTTCGAGTCGCAGAAGGGCGCAGACTTGATCGTGCGGGCCCTCGATCACATCCATGTCGTCAGACACATCTTTCAGGCCCACCTGCAGGGTGTTCCGCACGGTTACGAGTCTACACAGAGGGCGGTCATTCCCTCTCTCGAGGAGCTCGATCTCGAATCCGAGACCATCGACCGCTGGTATGTGGAGACCACGGCGTCGCTCCGACCGGAGGAGCTCGCACGACCTCGCGACGTGCGCTTCACCGACGGGAAGATCGTGACGATGAGCGCCGCCACGATGATTCTCCACGTGGTCACACACACGACCCATCATCGCGGAAACGTGGACGTCATCATGTACCAAGCCGGGATGCCGCGCCGGAGGGACGGATTCCCCGAGTTCCTCGTCAGTCGAGCGTCCGCCACGTGA
- a CDS encoding fumarylacetoacetate hydrolase family protein, whose product MERTFGWLMSLLAHDVPLAVPTCSEQLDHEAELAVVVVGRRGCNIPRDRALEWTGLIQGPQERV is encoded by the coding sequence GTGGAGCGAACGTTCGGGTGGCTGATGAGTCTTCTCGCGCACGATGTGCCACTCGCGGTGCCCACCTGCTCGGAGCAACTCGATCACGAAGCCGAGCTCGCGGTGGTGGTGGTGGGGCGGCGGGGGTGCAACATTCCTCGGGACCGGGCGCTGGAGTGGACAGGACTGATCCAAGGTCCGCAGGAGAGGGTTTGA
- a CDS encoding transposase: MRGRRTRRSRYSSGCVFTGLELLRRVTSLVPPPRANLTRFHGVFAPGAQLRPFLVPQAGVKREPEEESPSFAEKEEEPKKERTLRWDQAGLLRRTESTGRVRVCEVWRKAAGAGVGEGRGGRAIVEHLGQPPTGERQAPAREPPQAAWC; this comes from the coding sequence ATGCGCGGCAGGCGTACCAGGCGCAGTCGCTACAGCAGCGGCTGCGTCTTCACCGGCCTGGAACTGTTACGGCGTGTGACATCCCTGGTGCCTCCACCTCGGGCAAATCTCACGAGGTTCCACGGCGTCTTCGCTCCAGGCGCCCAACTGCGGCCATTTCTGGTCCCCCAAGCAGGGGTGAAGCGGGAGCCAGAGGAGGAGAGCCCGTCTTTTGCCGAGAAGGAGGAGGAGCCGAAGAAGGAGCGCACACTCCGATGGGACCAGGCCGGGCTGCTGCGCAGGACGGAAAGCACGGGACGTGTTCGCGTGTGTGAGGTGTGGAGGAAGGCGGCGGGTGCTGGCGTAGGTGAAGGAAGGGGGGGGAGAGCGATTGTGGAGCACCTGGGCCAGCCCCCGACAGGAGAGAGGCAGGCCCCGGCGCGCGAGCCCCCTCAAGCCGCGTGGTGTTGA
- a CDS encoding LysR family transcriptional regulator: MGRSPAAVTRAIAFLEGHVGVQLLHRTTPSTRWCWTVFSCQGRAACASSLCRRPRKQRWCGC; encoded by the coding sequence CTGGGCCGCTCTCCGGCCGCTGTCACTCGAGCCATCGCCTTCCTGGAGGGCCATGTCGGGGTGCAGCTCCTGCACCGCACCACGCCTTCCACTCGCTGGTGCTGGACGGTGTTTTCGTGCCAAGGGAGGGCGGCGTGCGCTTCGAGCCTTTGCCGCCGCCCACGCAAGCAGAGGTGGTGCGGCTGCTGA
- a CDS encoding AraC family transcriptional regulator produces the protein MPRDRRSAPTRQPPPAPAGPTAWAGWVLRVLDSAEARGLPRRVLLEASGLERVRLTEPEARVPLLSVYTLLEEAAARLGDGCLGLHVGEALRAEDLDALGFLMVSSRTFGEALEHVLRYQRLWSEGERFAMERGAGRVSVTYHPYGPERPAHRLMAQLVFADLLVNGGRLVGGLPGARLRLRGPRPREASVYARVLGVPVSFRAPQDELVFPVALLARPLPGGDAGLSGVLERAAERMLAGLPSSSRTVDRVRALMPELLPEPGAELTQLAARLRMSPRTLQRRLRDEGTSLEAEREAFRRQQACTLLEAGTPIAEVAWRLGYSAPSAFHHAFRRWTGLSPRAWRVNGEGGTAAE, from the coding sequence ATGCCACGCGACAGAAGGAGTGCTCCCACGCGCCAACCGCCCCCGGCACCCGCGGGCCCCACCGCCTGGGCCGGATGGGTGCTGCGCGTGCTCGACTCCGCCGAGGCCAGGGGCCTTCCCCGGCGTGTCCTGCTGGAGGCCTCCGGGCTCGAGCGCGTGCGGCTCACCGAGCCGGAGGCGCGAGTGCCTCTGCTCTCCGTCTACACGCTCCTGGAGGAAGCGGCGGCTCGGTTGGGGGACGGATGTCTCGGGTTGCACGTGGGCGAGGCCCTCCGGGCGGAGGATCTCGATGCGCTCGGTTTCCTCATGGTGAGCAGCCGCACGTTCGGTGAGGCGCTGGAGCACGTGCTGCGGTACCAGCGCCTGTGGAGCGAGGGGGAGCGCTTCGCGATGGAGCGAGGAGCCGGGCGGGTGTCGGTGACGTACCACCCGTACGGGCCCGAGCGCCCCGCGCACCGCTTGATGGCCCAGCTCGTCTTCGCGGATCTCCTCGTGAATGGGGGGCGGCTGGTGGGAGGACTGCCGGGGGCCCGCCTCCGGTTGCGCGGGCCTCGCCCCAGGGAGGCCTCGGTGTATGCGCGCGTGCTTGGCGTGCCGGTCTCCTTCCGTGCGCCCCAGGACGAGCTGGTGTTTCCGGTCGCCCTTCTCGCGAGACCGTTGCCCGGAGGAGACGCGGGCTTGTCGGGTGTGCTCGAGCGGGCCGCGGAGCGGATGCTGGCGGGCCTTCCCTCCTCGTCCCGCACGGTGGATCGGGTCCGGGCACTGATGCCCGAGCTGTTGCCTGAGCCGGGCGCGGAGCTCACGCAGCTGGCGGCCCGCCTGCGGATGAGCCCCCGTACGCTTCAGCGACGCCTTCGTGACGAGGGCACGTCACTGGAGGCCGAGCGCGAGGCCTTCCGGCGGCAGCAGGCGTGCACGCTCCTCGAAGCGGGCACCCCTATCGCCGAGGTCGCGTGGCGGCTCGGCTATTCCGCGCCGAGCGCCTTCCACCACGCCTTCCGTCGTTGGACGGGCCTGTCTCCGCGGGCGTGGCGCGTGAACGGAGAGGGCGGTACGGCAGCCGAATGA
- a CDS encoding Rieske 2Fe-2S domain-containing protein, whose amino-acid sequence MESPGRMITDEDKRIRGMEAREDFVRDTWYPIWESKRLGRQPVRVTRLGRELVLWRDGQGQPVAQEAACPHRGADLSRGRVVGGCLECPYHGMRFAADGACVRVPCEGKARPIRADLRVKGYAVRESLGLVWLWWGEQREELPPLPWNHEIPGTGAGTCTATLTWNVPFARVMEGNLDLHHFPFAHRRWAPGMGTWLDPYTARLEGDVIHTHGVMREDDGKPWDGRSGFEAELRVLFPHLLLARFGRRTQALVAATPIDAENTWVVFRYRSQLPLVGGLVAWLLVQTELRFIQPEDYALLRDSEPRHPVRQDFHLVRADAGIALWFRLYERRLEAQRTPSSHAPVMHVP is encoded by the coding sequence ATGGAAAGCCCTGGACGGATGATAACGGATGAGGACAAGCGGATACGGGGAATGGAGGCACGAGAGGACTTCGTGCGCGACACGTGGTACCCGATATGGGAATCGAAGCGGTTGGGCCGTCAGCCGGTGCGAGTCACCCGGCTCGGCCGCGAGCTCGTGCTGTGGCGGGACGGCCAGGGCCAACCGGTGGCCCAGGAGGCAGCCTGCCCCCACCGGGGCGCCGACCTCTCGCGGGGCCGGGTGGTGGGCGGGTGCCTGGAGTGCCCCTACCACGGCATGCGCTTCGCGGCGGATGGCGCGTGCGTGCGCGTGCCCTGCGAGGGAAAGGCGCGACCGATCCGAGCCGACCTGCGGGTGAAGGGATACGCGGTGCGGGAAAGCCTCGGGCTGGTGTGGCTGTGGTGGGGCGAGCAACGGGAGGAGCTTCCCCCGCTGCCCTGGAACCACGAGATTCCCGGGACGGGAGCGGGCACGTGCACGGCCACGTTGACCTGGAATGTCCCCTTCGCCCGGGTGATGGAGGGGAACCTGGATCTGCATCACTTTCCCTTCGCGCACCGCCGGTGGGCTCCGGGGATGGGGACCTGGTTGGACCCATACACGGCGCGCCTCGAGGGCGACGTCATCCACACCCACGGCGTCATGAGAGAGGACGACGGCAAACCCTGGGACGGCCGAAGCGGTTTCGAGGCGGAGCTCAGGGTGCTCTTTCCTCATCTGCTGCTCGCCCGCTTCGGCCGCCGCACCCAGGCCCTGGTGGCGGCCACGCCCATCGACGCGGAGAACACCTGGGTGGTCTTCCGCTACCGCAGCCAACTCCCGCTCGTGGGCGGGCTGGTGGCGTGGCTCCTCGTTCAAACGGAGCTGCGATTCATCCAACCGGAGGACTACGCGCTGCTGCGCGACAGCGAGCCGAGGCACCCCGTCCGGCAGGACTTCCACCTGGTGAGAGCCGACGCGGGTATCGCGCTCTGGTTCCGATTGTATGAGCGGCGGCTGGAGGCCCAGCGGACGCCGTCCAGTCACGCGCCAGTCATGCATGTCCCCTAG